A single genomic interval of Littorina saxatilis isolate snail1 linkage group LG17, US_GU_Lsax_2.0, whole genome shotgun sequence harbors:
- the LOC138953020 gene encoding uncharacterized protein, protein MDTGTGTSFDPPLQLPSGHDLSPQDQQTVYRLYEKHPQLRPHFHNVIDFLNLLDENPQAYRQLFQYLCKMGVQTQVHDSVTRARDDFFRFCIAVGFVEKGVDFYHKIMLEIGKTYITELPPLSNLNTSFDIKCLYVLRSHFLNCTSNLPEFRLRLAQSGFLHDLVEDIKHITYMSAEALEKGNVFLTSLGTIHNCLRHPDVVPIVRQLDIAQDIVPFLSKRSDSLMVKSVALMTLAYMVEVSQLDLVRLDTEMLQFFLDNVQGAVKARTPFHRMWVTAEVLGGLALLAKDDFNRKLFIARGAMGTLVSVLDSSSGRSEEEKQSAVTLITHLLADPVNRQVCKRDRQLREVVKVLQARDNEQTATQVTSLLQQLEQTDSPKKEASTTLSDLLTDQLNMLTILDMGEVEYLMDQLSEYTAEGGGSNGTDGGACIKVLHALTELTAEEPYRREIMARGALDLIKKVLKTDNSTEQIEPLKVILGLSSSEENRELIKNDTTLVALLKDFKDKTEDTDLAQLALKILHSLQL, encoded by the exons ATGGACACAGGCACAGGGACTTCATTTGACCCTCCTCTGCAACTGCCCA GCGGACATGATTTGTCCCCGCAGGACCAGCAGACTGTGTACAGGTTGTACGAGAAACATCCCCAGCTCAGACCACACTTCCACAACGTCATCGACTTTCTCAACCTCCTGGACGAAAACCCCCAGGCCTACAGGCAGCTGTTCCAATACCTGTGCAAAATGGGCGTGCAGACACAGGTACACGACTCCGTCACCAGAGCAAGAGACGACTTCTTTCGTTTTTGTATCGCCGTGGGTTTCGTGGAGAAAGGGGTGGACTTCTATCACAAGATAATGTTGGAAATTGGGAAGACGTACATTACCGAGTTGCCGCCCTTGTCAAATCTGAACACGAGTTTTGACATCAAGTGTCTCTATGTATTGAGAAGCCATTTTCTGAACTGCACTTCAAACCTGCCCGAGTTCCGCCTTCGCCTGGCCCAGAGCGGCTTTCTTCACGACCTGGTTGAGGACATCAAACACATCACATACATGTCTGCTGAAGCATTG GAAAAGGGAAACGTGTTTCTCACATCCCTGGGCACCATCCACAACTGTCTGAGACACCCGGATGTTGTCCCCATTGTCAGACAGCTGGACATCGCACAAGACATCGTCCCGTTCCTCAGCAAAAGGAGCGACAGTCTGA TGGTCAAGTCGGTGGCACTAATGACCTTGGCCTACATGGTAGAGGTCAGTCAGCTGGACCTGGTGCGCCTGGACACCGAGATGCTGCAGTTCTTCCTGGACAATGTGCAGGGAGCGGTCAAGGCACGGACACCTTTCCACCGCATGTGGGTCACTGCAGAGGTACTCGGTGGCCTGGCTCTGCTGGCCAAGGATGACTTCAACAGAAAACTGTTCATCGCTAGAG GTGCGATGGGGACACTGGTGTCTGTACTGGACTCGTCCAGTGGACGGTCAGAGGAGGAAAAGCAATCTGCTGTCACCTTGATCACCCACCTGCTTGCAGACCCAGTCAACCGGCAAGTGTGTAAG agagacagacaactgAGGGAGGTAGTGAAAGTCCTACAGGCAAGAGACAACGAGCAGACCGCAACACAAGTCACAAGTCTCCTTCAGCAGCTGGAACAAACTGACAGTCCAA AAAAAGAGGCTTCTACGACTCTAAGCGACCTTCTGACAGACCAGCTTAACATGTTGACCATTCTGGACATGGGGGAGGTGGAGTATCTGATGGATCAGCTGTCAGAATACACTGCAGAGGGAGGTGGAAGCAATGGCACAGATGGTGGTGCATGCATCAAGGTCCTGCACGCGTTGACGGAACTGACAGCAGAGGAACCTTACAGAAGAGAAATTATGGCCAGAG GAGCCCTGGATCTCATCAAGAAAGTTCTGAAAACAGACAACTCAACTGAACAGATAGAACCGCTTAAAGTTATTCTGGGTCTCTCATCTTCGGAGGAGAATCGAGAGCTCATCAAG AATGACACAACTCTGGTGGCTTTGCTGAAAGACTTCAAAGACAAGACGGAAGACACCGACCTGGCTCAACTGGCACTGAAGATCTTACACAGCCTTCAGTTGTGA
- the LOC138953019 gene encoding protein FAM161B-like, translating to MATMATTSHGLSVYVNSCVKNPLDSRTGASTTFAERKAKISRFAVTDPGPRFDSSDEFNEAERFDLGGSLPVPATYEDVETQLKHLTDEHFYLKLQQLKDANRKTLDECEKLYQEKHGSEGKELDSLTAKDIVEEMFAARLAVRSGHVDGSTSSLQFCGDFSDRDARDRAQDLSSKPPRIPTSQRESNLSKTSPVRSAALPSYSGYSKARPMSAPLRGQQPRRAYSLDGEDWRNAMRDSSHVSDDEVRSEGPLDPEFLASVTKIRDMWRGFKIDDYSPGERRHSSASVARQKKKKKEENDIADSWRHRITIPKPFSMSMREESKPKQKTKVQMELELQRFEKKRQEEEECQKKFKAQPAPAHIYLPLYDEIQEKNETRRRYAKQYCKDILKSQEKPFSFTKREEEKKQQRFRSATIAERIAHSAQQAKTRQPTFVARPVPGFVYDTAQSEKLMEDEEYRKIRIKMRARELLKESSLPPNMALHQKLKEQQEKEKLMKTKQEGQGRRKHRSSHKVPDYDFLYREFQKELARRKHARDPTVMEPFDLETNHLRSSHKRVLRDMERDDKLMKSTAKGTQRPGYMSSSMDSIPLRSSISADLRTGSQRTHQDREARRRQQQEEEDRRRHMRETKLRKYILERSDNTPRVDDHVKERLKQHRQAEISRLEEYERQLEEIKSKVEKRPLLFERETQASAGKAAEKKFKSTLKSAGVDEDLLRTRSSGASVDYDRSDEERDLTVTKSRVGFEDEEYS from the exons ATGGCAACAATGGCAACAACAAGCCATGGATTGTCTGTCTACGTGAATTCGTGCGTCAAAAACCCACTGGATTCCAGAACTGGAGCCAGTACAACTTTTGCAGAGCGCAAAGCTAAGATTTCTCGATTTGCCGTCACCGATCCGGGGCCGCGTTTTGATTCTAGCGATGAATTTAACGAAGCAGAACGATTCGACTTGGGCGGCTCACTGCCGGTGCCCGCCACTTACGAGGATGTGGAGACGCAGCTCAAACACCTGACGGACGAACACTTCTACCTCAAACTACAGCAACTCAAAGACGCCAACCGTAAGACGTTGGATGAGTGTGAGAAATTGTACCAAGAGAAGCATGGCTCGGAGGGGAAAGAGCTGGACAGTTTGACAGCCAAGGATATAGTGGAGGAAATGTTCGCCGCGCGCCTGGCAGTTCGGTCAGGACATGTCGACGGCAGCACGAGCAGCCTGCAGTTCTGCGGCGACTTCAGTGATAGAGATGCGAGAGACAGGGCACAAGACTTGTCTTCAAAGCCTCCACGCATTCCCACCAGCCAGCGTGAGAGTAACCTGTCCAAAACGTCCCCAGTGCGTAGTGCAGCTCTCCCCAGCTACTCTGGCTACTCCAAAGCCCGGCCTATGTCAGCTCCACTTCGCGGCCAACAGCCTCGGCGTGCCTACAGCCTGGATGGGGAGGACTGGCGCAATGCCATGAGGGATTCTTCACATGTCAGCGATGACGAGGTTCGCAGTGAAGGACCGTTAGATCCGGAATTCCTAGCCAGCGTGACCAAAATCCGCGACATGTGGCGCGGTTTCAAGATTGACGACTACTCTCCAGGCGAACGTCGCCACTCCTCTGCCTCCGTTGCccggcagaagaagaaaaagaaagaggagaaCGACATTGCTGACAGCTGGCGCCACAGGATCACGATCCCCAAGCCCTTCAGCATGTCCATGCGCGAAGAAAGCAAACCCAAGCAGAAGACCAAAGTTCAGATGGAGTTGGAGTTGCAGAGGTTTGAGAAGAAACGGCAGGAGGAAGAAGAATGCCAGAAAAAGTTCAAGGCACAGCCAGCCCCTGCTCACatctatctccctctctatgACGAGATTCAGGAGAAGAATGAAACCAGACGTCGCTACGCCAAGCAGTACTGCAAAGATATCCTCAAGTCGCAGGAAAAGCCTTTCAGCTTCACCAAGCGTGAAGAGGAAAAGAAGCAACAGAGATTTCGGTCAGCCACGATAGCGGAGAGAATCGCTCACAGTGCACAGCAAGCGAAAACCAGGCAGCCTACGTTTGTAGCTAGACCGGTGCCTGGCTTTGTGTATGATACTGCACAGAGCGAGAAGCTGATGGAGGATGAAGAGTACAGAAAGATTCGTATCAAGATGCGGGCACGTGAACTACTGAAGGAGTCCTCCCTTCCTCCGAACATGGCCCTGCATCAGAAATTGAAGGAACAACAGGAGAAAGAGAAACttatgaaaacaaaacaggagggtCAAGGCAGACGCAAGCATCGATCATCTCACAAGGTTCCCGACTATGACTTTTTGTACCGTGAATTCCAGAAAGAGCTTGCTCGCAGAAAACATGCGAGGGATCCCACCGTAATGGAGCCTTTTGACCTGGAGACCAATCATCTGCGTTCGAGTCACAAGCGAGTGCTGCGAGACATGGAGAGAGACGACAAGCTCATGAAAAGTACGGCAAAGGGAACTCAACGTCCAG GTTATATGTCATCATCCATGGATTCCATCCCTTTGAGATCTTCTATTTCTGCTGATCTACGCACAGGAAGTCAGAG GACGCACCAAGATAGAGAGGCGAGAAGACGGCAACAACAGGAGGAGGAAGATCGTCGCAGACACATGAGGGAGACGAAACTCCGCAAATACATCTTGGAACGCAGCGACAACACACCCAGGGTGGACGATCATGTCAAGGAACGACTCAAGCAGCACAG ACAAGCAGAGATTTCCCGTCTAGAGGAGTATGAGAGACAGCTGGAGGAAATAAAGAGCAAAGTGGAGAAACGTCCCTTGCTGTTTGAACGGGAAACACAG GCGAGTGCAGGCAAGGCTGCTGAAAAGAAGTTCAAGTCGACCTTGAAGAGTGCTGGTGTTGACGAAGACTTGTTGAGGACTCGCAGCTCTGGCGCCTCGGTGGACTACGATCGCAGCGATGAGGAGAGGGACTTGACCGTCACCAAATCCAGGGTCGGCTTTGAGGACGAGGAGTATTCTTGA